Proteins found in one Quercus robur chromosome 2, dhQueRobu3.1, whole genome shotgun sequence genomic segment:
- the LOC126712273 gene encoding mannan endo-1,4-beta-mannosidase 7-like gives MKHLGVAFFVLLLIQNYGIFLHVEADNGFVKTKGVQLILNGSPYYANGFNAYWMMYVASDSSQRDKVSSAFQDATKHGLRIARTWAFSDGGYRPLQDSPGSYNEQMFQGLDFVISEAKKYDIKVVLSLVNNYENFGGKKQYVDWAKGQGQSVTSEDDFFTNSVVKGYYKNHIKTVLTRRNSLTGIAYKDDPTIMAWELMNEPRCPSDKSGKTIQAWITEMASYLKSIDRNHLLEVGLEGFYGASKQPSNPNFQVGTDFITNNQIPGIDFATVHAYPDQWLPGSSDEDQLSFLNSWLNDHIQDAQKILHKPILVAEFGKSLKLSNNTQRTELFKTVYSTIYSSASGGGAAVGGSFWQLLAAGLDNFRDGYEIILSENPSIASVIDQESQKLGRLRKMYARLRNIEKWKRAREIKSRGNNNGN, from the exons atgAAGCATTTGGGTGTagctttctttgttcttcttttgaTTCAAAACTATGGGATTTTCCTGCATGTAGAAGCAGATAATGGGTTTGTGAAAACCAAAGGAGTGCAGCTTATATTGAATGGGAGCCCCTACTATGCAAATGGATTTAATGCCTACTGGATGATGTATGTGGCCTCCGACTCATCTCAGAGAGACAAAGTTTCATCTGCCTTTCAAGACGCTACAAAACATGGTCTTAGAATTGCAAGAACTTGGGCTTTCAGTGATGGAGGATATAGACCTCTGCAGGACTCTCCTGGCTCCTACAATGAACAAATGTTCCAG GGGTTGGATTTTGTAATATCTGAAGctaaaaaatatgatattaagGTAGTGTTGAGTTTGGTGAATAACTATGAGAACTTTGGAGGAAAGAAACAGTATGTGGACTGGGCAAAAGGTCAGGGCCAATCTGTAACATCTGAGGATGATTTCTTCACCAACTCTGTAGTGAAGGGGTACTACAAGAACCATATCAAG ACTGTTCTTACAAGGCGTAATAGCCTTACTGGAATTGCTTACAAAGATGATCCAACCATAATGGCATGGGAGCTTATGAATGAACCCAGGTGCCCTTCAGATAAATCAGGAAAGACCATTCAG GCCTGGATTACAGAGATGGCATCCTACCTGAAATCCATAGATAGAAATCACTTACTAGAAGTTGGTCTGGAAGGGTTTTACGGCGCATCAAAGCAGCCATCAAATCCTAATTTTCAAGTAGGAACAGATttcatcacaaataatcaaatcCCTGGCATCGACTTTGCCACAGTCCACGCATACCCTGATCAATG GTTGCCTGGCTCTAGTGATGAAGACCAACTCTCATTTTTGAATAGTTGGCTTAATGATCATATACAAGATGCACAGAAAATCCTTCACAAACCAATTCTAGTTGCAGAGTTTGGAAAGTCTTTGAAGTTATCTAATAATACACAAAGGACTGAGCTTTTCAAGACAGTTTACTCAACAATCTATTCATCTGCAAGTGGTGGAGGTGCAGCCGTTGGCGGCTCGTTCTGGCAACTTCTTGCTGCAGGACTGGACAATTTCCGAGATGGGTATGAAATAATCCTCAGTGAGAACCCCTCAATAGCTAGTGTGATTGATCAGGAGTCTCAAAAGCTTGGTAGGCTTAGAAAGATGTATGCTAGGCTGAGAAACATTGAGAAGTGGAAGAGAGCAAGAGAGATTAAAAGCAGGggcaataataatggaaattgA
- the LOC126712275 gene encoding mannan endo-1,4-beta-mannosidase 7-like produces MKQLSVAFFVLLLIQNYGILLHADPNDGFVTTKGMQLMLNGRPHHANGFNAYWMMYVAFDPSQREKVSTAFQDAKKNGLTIARTWAFSDGGVRPLQSSPGSYNEQMFQGLDFVISEAKKYGIKLVLSLVNNYADFGGKKQYVDWARGQGQSVTSDDDFFTNSVVKGYYKNNIKTVLTRRNSLTGIAYKDDPTIMAWELINEPKCPSDISGKTIQAWITEMAPYLKSIDGKHLLEVGLEGFYGASKQRSNPNNIQVGTDFITNNQIPGIDFATVHAYPDQWLPGSSDESQLSFLISWLNDHIQDAQNIIHKPVLFAEFGKSLKSSGIAQRDQLFKTVYSTVYLSASCGGAAVGSLFWQLLAAGMDATRDGYEVILSENSSTAILIAQESQKLSRI; encoded by the exons ATGAAACAATTGAGTGTagctttctttgttcttcttttgaTTCAAAACTATGGGATTTTGCTACATGCAGACCCAAATGATGGGTTTGTGACAACCAAAGGAATGCAGCTTATGTTAAATGGGAGACCCCACCATGCAAATGGGTTTAATGCCTACTGGATGATGTACGTGGCCTTTGACCCATCTCAGAGAGAGAAAGTTTCAACTGCCTTCCAAGATGCTAAAAAAAATGGCCTTACAATTGCAAGAACTTGGGCTTTTAGTGATGGAGGAGTTAGACCCCTGCAATCCTCTCCCGGCTCCTACAATGAGCAAATGTTCCAg GGGTTGGATTTTGTCATATCTGAAGCTAAAAAATATGGGATTAAGTTAGTGTTAAGTTTGGTTAATAACTATGCGGACTTTGGAGGAAAGAAACAGTATGTGGACTGGGCAAGGGGTCAGGGCCAATCTGTAACATCTGATGATGATTTCTTCACCAATTCTGTTGTGAAGGGATACTACAAGAATAATATCAAG ACTGTTCTTACAAGACGTAATAGTCTGACTGGAATTGCTTACAAAGATGATCCAACCATAATGGCCTGGGAGCTTATCAATGAGCCCAAGTGCCCTTCGGATATATCAGGAAAGACCATTCAG GCCTGGATTACAGAGATGGCACCCTACCTGAAATCCATAGATGGAAAACACTTGCTAGAAGTTGGTCTGGAAGGGTTTTATGGAGCATCAAAGCAGCGATCGAATCCTAATAATATTCAAGTAGGGACAGATttcatcacaaataatcaaatcCCTGGCATTGACTTTGCCACAGTTCACGCATACCCTGATCAATG GTTGCCTGGCTCAAGTGATGAAAGCCAACTCTCATTTTTGATCAGTTGGCTTAATGATCATATTCAAGATGCACAGAATATCATTCACAAGCCAGTTCTCTTTGCTGAGTTTGGAAAATCTTTGAAGTCATCTGGTATTGCACAAAGGGACCAGCTTTTCAAAACAGTTTACTCAACAGTCTATTTATCTGCTAGTTGTGGAGGTGCAGCCGTTGGCAGCTTGTTCTGGCAACTTCTAGCTGCAGGAATGGACGCTACCCGAGATGGGTATGAAGTAATCCTCAGTGAGAATTCCTCAACAGCTAttttgattgctcaagagtctCAAAAGCTTAGTAGGATTTGA